The Labeo rohita strain BAU-BD-2019 chromosome 19, IGBB_LRoh.1.0, whole genome shotgun sequence genome window below encodes:
- the eif3i gene encoding eukaryotic translation initiation factor 3 subunit I, whose translation MKPILLQGHERSITQIKYNREGDLLFSVAKDPIANVWYSVNGERLGTYNGHTGAVWCVDVDWDTKNVLTGSADNSCRLWDCETGKQLALLETSSAVRTCGFDFSGNIIMFSTDKQMGYQCFLNYFDLRDPQQIEDNQPYLSVPCNESKITSAVWGPLGEFVIAGHENGEINQFSAKSGEILKKAKEHTKQINDIQSSVDLTMVISASKDCTAKMFDSTNLDHIRTFKTERPVNSAAISPIMDHVVMGGGQEAMEVTTTSTRIGKFEARFFHAAYEEEFGRVKGHFGPINCVAFHPDGKSYSSGGEDGYVRIHYFDPSYFDFELEV comes from the exons ATG AAACCTATTCTTCTCCAGGGCCATGAGAGGTCCATCACGCAAATCAAATACAACAGAGAAGGAGATCTCTTGTTCTCAGTAGCCAAGGATCCA ATTGCGAATGTGTGGTACTCTGTCAATGGAGAAAGGCTCGGCACTTACAATGGACACACAGGTGCTGTCTGGTGTGTGGATGTTGACT GGGACACTAAAAACGTGTTGACGGGATCTGCTGATAACAGCTGCAGGCTCTGGGACTGTGAGACAG GAAAGCAGCTGGCTCTGCTGGAGACGAGCTCGGCGGTGAGGACGTGCGGCTTTGACTTCAGTGGGAACATCATCATGTTTTCCACAGACAAGCAAATGGGCTACCAGTGCTTCCTCAACTATTTCGACCTGCGAGACCCGCAACAAATCG AGGACAACCAGCCTTATCTCTCTGTGCCCTGTAATGAGTCAAAGATCACCAGTGCTGTGTGGGGTCCGCTGGGAGAGTTTGTAATTGCTGGCCACGAAAATGGAGAAATTAACCAGTTTAGTGCTAAG TCGGGGGAGATTCTGAAGAAGGCAAAGGAACACACCAAACAGATCAACGACATTCAGTCGTCTGTGGATCTCACAATGGTCATCAGTGCCTCCAAAGACTGTACTGCCAAG ATGTTTGACTCCACAAACCTTGATCACATCAGAACCTTCAAGACAGAGCGACCTGTTAACTCGGCTGCTATCTCACCCATCATGGACCAT GTGGTGATGGGAGGTGGTCAGGAGGCCATGGAAGTCACAACCACCTCTACTAGGATCGGCAAATTCGAGGCCAG GTTTTTCCATGCGGCTTATGAAGAGGAGTTTGGCCGTGTGAAGGGACACTTCGGCCCCATCAACTGTGTGGCCTTCCACCCAGATGGGAAAAG TTACAGCAGTGGAGGAGAGGATGGTTATGTCAGAATTCATTACTTCGATCCCTCGTATTTTGATTTTGAGCTTGAGGTGTAA
- the txlna gene encoding alpha-taxilin, whose amino-acid sequence MQRSEMEDPVADSSADDTEESTAASEMTTSPKETVTQPDGTPTSNSQAEVAEAGAPSASCDMAEELSRQLEDILSTYCHEDGGVGSEDAAVTNGQPDGVEVNGLSEKEDSKQEEPKLNGNGCTEKDQKKLQEKKKIKGLGKEITLLMQTLNTLSTPEEKLGGLCKKYAELLEEHRNAQKQMRALQKKQTQLIQEKDHLRNEHSKAILARSKLESLCRELQRHNRTLKEDGVQRARLEEEKRKEVTSHFQVTLNDIQAQMEQHNERNANLRQENMELADKLKKLIEQYELREEHIDKVFKQKDLQQQLVDAKLHQAQGLLKDSEDRHQKEKDFLLKEAAESQRMYELMKQQEVHLKQQLSLYTEKFEEFQNTLSKSNEVFTTFKQEMEKMTKKIKKLEKETTMYRSRWESSNKALLEMAEEKTLRDKDFESLQVKVQRLEKLCRALQIERNELSKKVQGVSTGVESKPETEAGSPSEATDSEEGSPVHQNSPETPQTACSPACHCTPDLEAETHREVCSAQD is encoded by the exons ATGCAGAGGAGTGAGATGGAGGATCCAGTAGCTGATAGCAGTGCAGATGATACAGAGGAGAGCACTGCCGCATCTGAAATGACCACCAGCCCTAAAGAAACTGTAACGCAGCCGGACGGCACACCAACCAGCAATTCTCAGGCAGAAG TGGCAGAGGCTGGAGCGCCTTCTGCTTCCTGTGACATGGCTGAGGAGCTGAGCAGACAGCTGGAGGACATCCTCAGCACCTATTGTCATGAGGATGGTGGTGTTGGCAGCGAGGATGCGGCGGTGACCAACGGCCAGCCTGACGGTGTGGAAGTGAATGGGCTGTCTGAGAAGGAGGATAGCAAGCAGGAGGAGCCCAAACTTAATGGCAATGGATGCACGGAGAAGGACCAGAAAAAGCTGcaggagaagaagaaaataaaggGACTGG GCAAGGAAATCACCCTTCTAATGCAGACCCTCAACACATTGAGCACTCCAGAGGAGAAGCTGGGTGGTCTCTGTAAGAAGTATGCTGAGCTG CTAGAGGAGCACCGTAATGCTCAGAAACAGATGCGGGCTCTGCAAAAGAAGCAGACGCAGCTGATCCAGGAGAAGGACCACTTAAGAAATGAGCACAGTAAAGCCATCCTGGCACGCAGCAAGCTGGAGAGTCTCTGTCGAGAGCTGCAGAGACACAATCGCACACTTAAG GAGGATGGTGTGCAACGTGCCCGACTGGAGGAGGAGAAAAGGAAGGAAGTGACCTCACATTTCCAGGTGACTCTGAACGACATCCAAGCTCAGATGGAGCAGCACAACGAGCGTAATGCAAACCTAAGGCAGGAGAACATGGAGCTGGCTGACAAACTGAAGAAGCTTATTGAACAGTACGAGCTCAGAGAGGAG CATATTGACAAGGTGTTCAAGCAGAAAGATCTGCAACAGCAGCTGGTAGATGCAAAGCTTCATCAGGCACAGGGGCTGCTTAAGGACTCGGAGGATCGGCATCAGAAGGAGAAAGACTTT cTCCTGAAAGAGGCAGCGGAGTCCCAGAGGATGTATGAGCTCATGAAACAGCAGGAAGTCCATCTGAAACAGCAG CTCTCATTGTACACAGAAAAGTTTGAAGAGTTTCAGAACACACTTTCCAAAAGCAACGAGGTGTTCACAACATTCAAACAAGAGATGGAAAAG ATGACAAAGAAGATTAAGAAGCTGGAGAAGGAAACAACCATGTACAGATCACGATGGGAAAGTAGTAACAAAGCCCTGCTGGAAATGGCAGAGGAG AAAACACTACGAGACAAAGATTTCGAAAGCCTTCAGGTGAAGGTGCAGCGACTGGAAAAGCTCTGTCGCGCATTACAGATAGAACGCAACGAGCTGAGTAAGAAGGTTCAGGGCGTCTCCACAGGCGTTGAGAGTAAGCCAGAAACAGAGGCGGGGTCACCATCAGAAGCCACAGACTCGGAGGAAGGCAGCCCAGTCCATCAGAACAGCCCAGAGACTCCACAAACCGCCTGTAGCCCGGCGTGCCACTGCACTCCAGATCTAGAGGCCGAGACTCACAGAGAGGTTTGCTCAGCCCAGGATTGA
- the hdac1 gene encoding histone deacetylase 1 isoform X1 has protein sequence MALSSQGTKKKVCYYYDGDVGNYYYGQGHPMKPHRIRMTHNLLLNYGLYRKMEIYRPHKANAEEMTKYHSDDYIKFLRSIRPDNMSEYSKQMQRFNVGEDCPVFDGLFEFCQLSTGGSVAGAVKLNKQQTDIAINWAGGLHHAKKSEASGFCYVNDIVLAILELLKYHQRVLYIDIDIHHGDGVEEAFYTTDRVMTVSFHKYGEYFPGTGDLRDIGAGKGKYYAVNYPLRDGIDDESYEAIFKPIMAKVMEMYQPSAVVLQCGADSLSGDRLGCFNLTIKGHAKCVEYMKSFNLPLLMLGGGGYTIRNVARCWTYETAVALDSTIPNELPYNDYFEYFGPDFKLHISPSNMTNQNTNDYLEKIKQRLFENLRMLPHAPGVQMQAIPEDAVQEDSGDEEDDPDKRISIRAHDKRIACDEEFSDSEDEGQGGRRNAANYKKPKRVKTEEEKDGEEKKGEPTDVKEEEKASEEKMDTKGPKEELKTV, from the exons ATGGCGCTGAGTTCTCAAGGAACAAAGAAGAAAGTTTGCTATTATTATGATG GGGATGTTGGGAATTACTACTACGGCCAGGGCCATCCCATGAAACCCCACAGAATCCGCATGACCCACAACCTCCTGCTCAACTATGGGCTGTATAGGAAAATGGAAATTTAT CGGCCTCATAAAGCCAATGCTGAAGAAATGACCAAGTATCACAGTGATGATTACATCAAATTCCTCCGTTCCATTCGCCCAGACAACATGTCTGAGTACAGCAAGCAGATGCAGAGAT TTAATGTAGGGGAGGATTGTCCTGTCTTTGACGGCTTATTTGAGTTCTGTCAGCTCTCAACAGGTGGATCTGTtg cTGGGGCTGTGAAACTCAACAAACAGCAGACAGATATTGCCATTAACTGGGCAGGAGGCCTTCATCACGCAAAGAAATCTGAGGCATCTGGGTTTTGCTATGTCAATGACATCGTACTCGCCATTCTGGAGCTGCTCAA GTACCATCAAAGAGTGCTTTACATCGACATTGACATTCATCATGGGGATGGAGTTGAGGAAGCTTTCTACACGACAGACCGTGTCATGACTGTGTCCTTCCACAAGTATGGAGAGTATTTCCCTGGAACTGGAGACCTCAGA GATATTGGTGCGGGGAAGGGAAAATACTATGCAGTGAATTACCCGCTCAGGGATGGTATAGATGATGAGTCCTATGAAGCCATATTCAAACCT ATCATGGCCAAAGTGATGGAGATGTACCAGCCCAGTGCTGTGGTGCTCCAGTGCGGTGCTGATTCTCTGTCTGGTGATAGATTGGGATGCTTTAACCTCACCATCAAAG GTCATGCTAAGTGTGTGGAGTACATGAAGAGCTTTAACCTGCCCCTGCTCATGCTGGGAGGTGGAGGCTACACCATCAGGAACGTGGCCCGCTGCTGGACCTATGAGACGGCTGTAGCGCTGGACAGCACCATTCCCAACG AGCTCCCGTACAATGACTACTTTGAGTATTTTGGACCTGATTTCAAGCTTCACATTAGCCCCTCCAACATGACCAATCAGAATACAAATGACTACCTGGAAAAGATCAA ACAGCGTCTGTTTGAGAATCTGCGGATGTTGCCTCACGCCCCAGGGGTTCAGATGCAGGCGATCCCAGAGGATGCTGTTCAGGAAGACAGTGGAGATGAGGAGGACGACCCTGACAAACGCATCTCCA TCCGTGCCCATGACAAGCGGATAGCCTGCGACGAGGAGTTCTCAGACTCTGAGGACGAAGGACAGGGCGGCAGGAGAAACGCAGCCAATTACAAGAAGCCTAAGCGAGTGAAGACTGAAGAAGAGAAGGATGGAGAAGAGAAGAAAGGTGAGCCAACAG ATGTTAAAGAAGAAGAGAAAGCTTCAGAGGAAAAAATGGACACAAAGGG GCCAAAAGAAGAATTAAAAACAGTCTGA
- the marcksl1b gene encoding MARCKS-related protein 1-B has translation MGSQASKGGVAVEGKAADADPAAAKSNGQENGHLKTNGDVSAKAEGDAATTNGSAEAAKESEAGAGDAIEPAPAAEGEAAKPEGEATKETPKKKKKKFSLKNSFKFKGISLKKNKKSAEVKEEAAADAAPAAEEKPEENGAAAEEKKEEEAKAEETPVPAETPKAEEPAAKAEEPAAPKEEPAAPAAEPTKPTEETSSTPAPSEQKE, from the exons ATGGGATCCCAGGCATCAAAGGGAGGAGTGGCTGTGGAGGGGAAAGCCGCCGATGCTGACCCGGCTGCCGCCAAGTCTAACGGACAG GAGAACGGCCACCTTAAGACCAACGGTGACGTCTCTGCCAAAGCAGAGGGAGACGCCGCCACCACCAACGGTTCTGCGGAGGCAGCCAAGGAATCTGAGGCTGGGGCCGGCGATGCCATCGAACCCGCGCCCGCCGCTGAGGGAGAAGCTGCTAAACCCGAGGGCGAGGCCACCAAGGAGACCcccaagaagaagaagaagaagttcTCCCTGAAGAACTCCTTCAAATTCAAGGGCATCTCGCTGAAGAAGAACAAGAAGAGCGCCGAGGTGAAGGAAGAGGCGGCCGCCGACGCCGCTCCGGCAGCCGAAGAGAAGCCTGAGGAGAACGGAGCGGCCGCTgaggagaagaaggaggaggaggccAAGGCCGAGGAGACACCCGTCCCAGCCGAGACCCCCAAGGCCGAGGAACCCGCCGCCAAGGCTGAGGAACCTGCTGCCCCCAAGGAAGAGCCTGCTGCACCTGCTGCAGAGCCCACGAAACCAACAGAGGAGACCAGCTCAACACCTGCACCATCCGAACAGAAGGAGTGA
- the hdac1 gene encoding histone deacetylase 1 isoform X2 produces MALSSQGTKKKVCYYYDGDVGNYYYGQGHPMKPHRIRMTHNLLLNYGLYRKMEIYRPHKANAEEMTKYHSDDYIKFLRSIRPDNMSEYSKQMQRFNVGEDCPVFDGLFEFCQLSTGGSVAGAVKLNKQQTDIAINWAGGLHHAKKSEASGFCYVNDIVLAILELLKYHQRVLYIDIDIHHGDGVEEAFYTTDRVMTVSFHKYGEYFPGTGDLRDIGAGKGKYYAVNYPLRDGIDDESYEAIFKPIMAKVMEMYQPSAVVLQCGADSLSGDRLGCFNLTIKGHAKCVEYMKSFNLPLLMLGGGGYTIRNVARCWTYETAVALDSTIPNELPYNDYFEYFGPDFKLHISPSNMTNQNTNDYLEKIKQRLFENLRMLPHAPGVQMQAIPEDAVQEDSGDEEDDPDKRISIRAHDKRIACDEEFSDSEDEGQGGRRNAANYKKPKRVKTEEEKDGEEKKDVKEEEKASEEKMDTKGPKEELKTV; encoded by the exons ATGGCGCTGAGTTCTCAAGGAACAAAGAAGAAAGTTTGCTATTATTATGATG GGGATGTTGGGAATTACTACTACGGCCAGGGCCATCCCATGAAACCCCACAGAATCCGCATGACCCACAACCTCCTGCTCAACTATGGGCTGTATAGGAAAATGGAAATTTAT CGGCCTCATAAAGCCAATGCTGAAGAAATGACCAAGTATCACAGTGATGATTACATCAAATTCCTCCGTTCCATTCGCCCAGACAACATGTCTGAGTACAGCAAGCAGATGCAGAGAT TTAATGTAGGGGAGGATTGTCCTGTCTTTGACGGCTTATTTGAGTTCTGTCAGCTCTCAACAGGTGGATCTGTtg cTGGGGCTGTGAAACTCAACAAACAGCAGACAGATATTGCCATTAACTGGGCAGGAGGCCTTCATCACGCAAAGAAATCTGAGGCATCTGGGTTTTGCTATGTCAATGACATCGTACTCGCCATTCTGGAGCTGCTCAA GTACCATCAAAGAGTGCTTTACATCGACATTGACATTCATCATGGGGATGGAGTTGAGGAAGCTTTCTACACGACAGACCGTGTCATGACTGTGTCCTTCCACAAGTATGGAGAGTATTTCCCTGGAACTGGAGACCTCAGA GATATTGGTGCGGGGAAGGGAAAATACTATGCAGTGAATTACCCGCTCAGGGATGGTATAGATGATGAGTCCTATGAAGCCATATTCAAACCT ATCATGGCCAAAGTGATGGAGATGTACCAGCCCAGTGCTGTGGTGCTCCAGTGCGGTGCTGATTCTCTGTCTGGTGATAGATTGGGATGCTTTAACCTCACCATCAAAG GTCATGCTAAGTGTGTGGAGTACATGAAGAGCTTTAACCTGCCCCTGCTCATGCTGGGAGGTGGAGGCTACACCATCAGGAACGTGGCCCGCTGCTGGACCTATGAGACGGCTGTAGCGCTGGACAGCACCATTCCCAACG AGCTCCCGTACAATGACTACTTTGAGTATTTTGGACCTGATTTCAAGCTTCACATTAGCCCCTCCAACATGACCAATCAGAATACAAATGACTACCTGGAAAAGATCAA ACAGCGTCTGTTTGAGAATCTGCGGATGTTGCCTCACGCCCCAGGGGTTCAGATGCAGGCGATCCCAGAGGATGCTGTTCAGGAAGACAGTGGAGATGAGGAGGACGACCCTGACAAACGCATCTCCA TCCGTGCCCATGACAAGCGGATAGCCTGCGACGAGGAGTTCTCAGACTCTGAGGACGAAGGACAGGGCGGCAGGAGAAACGCAGCCAATTACAAGAAGCCTAAGCGAGTGAAGACTGAAGAAGAGAAGGATGGAGAAGAGAAGAAAG ATGTTAAAGAAGAAGAGAAAGCTTCAGAGGAAAAAATGGACACAAAGGG GCCAAAAGAAGAATTAAAAACAGTCTGA